The window GAAGAAGAGAGCGGCGGAGAAAAAATGGCGTCGAACGCAGCAGCACCATTCTGGAGGTCAGCTGGGATGACTTACATAACATACTCAAACCTGTGCGCTAATCTGGTTAGGAACTGCCTTAAGGAGCCGTACAAGTCCGAATCCCTGACTCGTGAGAAGGTCCATTACTCCGTCTCCAAATGGGTCGACGGCAAACCTCAAAAACCCAGTAAGCATTCTCAATCTTCTTCCCTTTTATCGATCAATAACGTTGGTTGCTGCATAAAAGTGTAGATCTTTTCGCTGATCCGATTTTAAGATAATA is drawn from Nicotiana tomentosiformis chromosome 12, ASM39032v3, whole genome shotgun sequence and contains these coding sequences:
- the LOC104102465 gene encoding ATP synthase subunit epsilon, mitochondrial-like — protein: MASNAAAPFWRSAGMTYITYSNLCANLVRNCLKEPYKSESLTREKVHYSVSKWVDGKPQKPTIRSDTPEE